One Nomascus leucogenys isolate Asia chromosome 22a, Asia_NLE_v1, whole genome shotgun sequence DNA segment encodes these proteins:
- the XRCC3 gene encoding DNA repair protein XRCC3 isoform X2 encodes MHLSESKINFLALLPKWQVLGICTSVTAATTVLICTCSAPCPDCPAQLAFGLGLCFPPSTPLPRARVLTRGSARIRAWWAGGGKLGAGFFLPLSGALSPAGMELGACRFFSALGPAVSTGTCPAPSSGFCPSSRGWRPSECQDPGLLDATPHCPGFPGSRGSGPYLPCPQNRKHAKLKSVKEVLRFSGPDLKRLTNLSSPEVWHLLRTASLHLRGSSIVTALQLHQQKQRFPAQHQRLSLGCPVLDALLRGGLPLDGITELAGRSSAGKTQLALQLCLAVQFPRQHGGLEAGAVYICTEDAFPHKRLQQLMAQQPRLRTDVPGELLQKLRFGSQIFIEHVADVVTEAMEEQGAAHGPLGFWDERVSPALGITWANQLLVRLLADRLREEEAALGCPARTLRVLSAPHLPPSSCSYTISAEGVRGTPGTQSH; translated from the exons ATGCACTTATCCGAGTCCAAAATTAACTTCCTTGCCCTCCTTCCCAAATGGCAGGTCCTGGGGATCTGCACCTCTGTAACTGCTGCCACCACCGTTCTGATTTGCACGTGCTCTGCCCCCTGCCCTGACTGCCCTGCACAGCTGGCGTTTGGACTTGGGCTCTGCTTCCCTCCCAGCACTCCCCTCCCCAGGGCACGTGTCCTCACCCGCGGCTCAGCCCGGATCCGTGCCTGGTGGGCGGGTGGTGGAAAGCTCGGTGCTGGTTTTTTCCTGCCCCTTTCTGGAGCACTGTCTCCAGCTGGCATGGAATTGGGTGCCTGTCGTTTCTTCTCAGCGCTGGGACCTGCTGTCAGCACCGGGACCTGCCCGGCCCCGTCTTCTGGCTTCTGCCCCAGCTCACGAGGCTGGCGTCCGTCCGAGTGCCAGGACCCAGGGCTGCTGGACGCCACGCCACACTGTCCAGGGTTTCCAGGGAGCAGGGGATCCGGTCCCTACCTACCTTGTCCCCAGAATCGGAAGCACG CCAAACTGAAATCGGTAAAGGAGGTTTTACGCTTTTCTGGACCAGACTTGAAGAGACTGACCAACCTCTCCAGCCCCGAGGTCTGGCACTTGCTGAGAACGGCCTCCTTACACCTGCGGGGAAGCAGCATCGTTACAG CACTGCAGCTGCACCAGCAGAAGCAGCGGTTCCCCGCGCAGCACCAGCGCCTGAGCCTCGGCTGCCCGGTGCTGGACGCGCTCCTCCGCGGCGGCCTGCCCCTGGACGGCATCACTGAGCTGGCCGGACGCAGCTCGGCAGGGAAGACCCAGCTGGCGCTGCAGCTCTGCCTGGCTGTGCAGTTCCCGCGGCAGCACGGAGGCCTGGAGGCTG GAGCCGTCTACATCTGCACGGAAGACGCCTTCCCGCACAAGCGCCTGCAGCAGCTCATGGCCCAGCAGCCACGGCTGCGCACTGACGTTCCAGGAGAGCTGCTTCAGAAGCTCCGATTTGGCAGCCAGATCTTCATCGAGCACGTGGCTGATGTG GTGACAGAGGCCATGGAGGAGCAGGGCGCAGCACACGGGCCGCTGGG GTTCTGGGATGAGCGTGTTTCCCCAGCCCTTGGCATAACCTGGGCTAACCAGCTCCTGGTGAGACTGCTGGCTGACCGGCTCCGTGAGGAAGAGGCAGCCCTCGGCTGCCCAGCCCGGACCCTGCGGGTGCTCTCTGCCCCCCACCTGCCCCCCTCCTCCTGTTCCTACACGATCAGTGCAGAAGGGGTGCGAGGGACACCTGGGACCCAGTCCCACTGA
- the XRCC3 gene encoding DNA repair protein XRCC3 isoform X1 — MHLSESKINFLALLPKWQVLGICTSVTAATTVLICTCSAPCPDCPAQLAFGLGLCFPPSTPLPRARVLTRGSARIRAWWAGGGKLGAGFFLPLSGALSPAGMELGACRFFSALGPAVSTGTCPAPSSGFCPSSRGWRPSECQDPGLLDATPHCPGFPGSRGSGPYLPCPQNRKHAKLKSVKEVLRFSGPDLKRLTNLSSPEVWHLLRTASLHLRGSSIVTALQLHQQKQRFPAQHQRLSLGCPVLDALLRGGLPLDGITELAGRSSAGKTQLALQLCLAVQFPRQHGGLEAGAVYICTEDAFPHKRLQQLMAQQPRLRTDVPGELLQKLRFGSQIFIEHVADVDTLLECVNKKVPVLLSRGMARLVIIDSVAAPFRCEFDSQASAPRARRLQSLGAALRELSSAFQSPVLCINQVTEAMEEQGAAHGPLGFWDERVSPALGITWANQLLVRLLADRLREEEAALGCPARTLRVLSAPHLPPSSCSYTISAEGVRGTPGTQSH, encoded by the exons ATGCACTTATCCGAGTCCAAAATTAACTTCCTTGCCCTCCTTCCCAAATGGCAGGTCCTGGGGATCTGCACCTCTGTAACTGCTGCCACCACCGTTCTGATTTGCACGTGCTCTGCCCCCTGCCCTGACTGCCCTGCACAGCTGGCGTTTGGACTTGGGCTCTGCTTCCCTCCCAGCACTCCCCTCCCCAGGGCACGTGTCCTCACCCGCGGCTCAGCCCGGATCCGTGCCTGGTGGGCGGGTGGTGGAAAGCTCGGTGCTGGTTTTTTCCTGCCCCTTTCTGGAGCACTGTCTCCAGCTGGCATGGAATTGGGTGCCTGTCGTTTCTTCTCAGCGCTGGGACCTGCTGTCAGCACCGGGACCTGCCCGGCCCCGTCTTCTGGCTTCTGCCCCAGCTCACGAGGCTGGCGTCCGTCCGAGTGCCAGGACCCAGGGCTGCTGGACGCCACGCCACACTGTCCAGGGTTTCCAGGGAGCAGGGGATCCGGTCCCTACCTACCTTGTCCCCAGAATCGGAAGCACG CCAAACTGAAATCGGTAAAGGAGGTTTTACGCTTTTCTGGACCAGACTTGAAGAGACTGACCAACCTCTCCAGCCCCGAGGTCTGGCACTTGCTGAGAACGGCCTCCTTACACCTGCGGGGAAGCAGCATCGTTACAG CACTGCAGCTGCACCAGCAGAAGCAGCGGTTCCCCGCGCAGCACCAGCGCCTGAGCCTCGGCTGCCCGGTGCTGGACGCGCTCCTCCGCGGCGGCCTGCCCCTGGACGGCATCACTGAGCTGGCCGGACGCAGCTCGGCAGGGAAGACCCAGCTGGCGCTGCAGCTCTGCCTGGCTGTGCAGTTCCCGCGGCAGCACGGAGGCCTGGAGGCTG GAGCCGTCTACATCTGCACGGAAGACGCCTTCCCGCACAAGCGCCTGCAGCAGCTCATGGCCCAGCAGCCACGGCTGCGCACTGACGTTCCAGGAGAGCTGCTTCAGAAGCTCCGATTTGGCAGCCAGATCTTCATCGAGCACGTGGCTGATGTG GACACCTTGTTGGAGTGTGTGAATAAGAAGGTCCCCGTACTGCTGTCTCGGGGCATGGCTCGCCTGGTGATCATCGACTCGGTGGCAGCCCCATTCCGCTGTGAATTTGACAGCCAGGCCTCCGCCCCCAGGGCCAGGCGTCTGCAGTCCCTGGGGGCCGCGCTGCGTGAGCTGAGCAGTGCCTTCCAGAGCCCTGTGCTGTGCATCAACCAG GTGACAGAGGCCATGGAGGAGCAGGGCGCAGCACACGGGCCGCTGGG GTTCTGGGATGAGCGTGTTTCCCCAGCCCTTGGCATAACCTGGGCTAACCAGCTCCTGGTGAGACTGCTGGCTGACCGGCTCCGTGAGGAAGAGGCAGCCCTCGGCTGCCCAGCCCGGACCCTGCGGGTGCTCTCTGCCCCCCACCTGCCCCCCTCCTCCTGTTCCTACACGATCAGTGCAGAAGGGGTGCGAGGGACACCTGGGACCCAGTCCCACTGA
- the XRCC3 gene encoding DNA repair protein XRCC3 isoform X4 produces MDLELLDLNPRIIAAIKKAKLKSVKEVLRFSGPDLKRLTNLSSPEVWHLLRTASLHLRGSSIVTALQLHQQKQRFPAQHQRLSLGCPVLDALLRGGLPLDGITELAGRSSAGKTQLALQLCLAVQFPRQHGGLEAGAVYICTEDAFPHKRLQQLMAQQPRLRTDVPGELLQKLRFGSQIFIEHVADVDTLLECVNKKVPVLLSRGMARLVIIDSVAAPFRCEFDSQASAPRARRLQSLGAALRELSSAFQSPVLCINQVTEAMEEQGAAHGPLGFWDERVSPALGITWANQLLVRLLADRLREEEAALGCPARTLRVLSAPHLPPSSCSYTISAEGVRGTPGTQSH; encoded by the exons ATGGATTTGGAGCTACTGGACCTGAATCCCAGAATTATTGCTGCAATTAAGAAAg CCAAACTGAAATCGGTAAAGGAGGTTTTACGCTTTTCTGGACCAGACTTGAAGAGACTGACCAACCTCTCCAGCCCCGAGGTCTGGCACTTGCTGAGAACGGCCTCCTTACACCTGCGGGGAAGCAGCATCGTTACAG CACTGCAGCTGCACCAGCAGAAGCAGCGGTTCCCCGCGCAGCACCAGCGCCTGAGCCTCGGCTGCCCGGTGCTGGACGCGCTCCTCCGCGGCGGCCTGCCCCTGGACGGCATCACTGAGCTGGCCGGACGCAGCTCGGCAGGGAAGACCCAGCTGGCGCTGCAGCTCTGCCTGGCTGTGCAGTTCCCGCGGCAGCACGGAGGCCTGGAGGCTG GAGCCGTCTACATCTGCACGGAAGACGCCTTCCCGCACAAGCGCCTGCAGCAGCTCATGGCCCAGCAGCCACGGCTGCGCACTGACGTTCCAGGAGAGCTGCTTCAGAAGCTCCGATTTGGCAGCCAGATCTTCATCGAGCACGTGGCTGATGTG GACACCTTGTTGGAGTGTGTGAATAAGAAGGTCCCCGTACTGCTGTCTCGGGGCATGGCTCGCCTGGTGATCATCGACTCGGTGGCAGCCCCATTCCGCTGTGAATTTGACAGCCAGGCCTCCGCCCCCAGGGCCAGGCGTCTGCAGTCCCTGGGGGCCGCGCTGCGTGAGCTGAGCAGTGCCTTCCAGAGCCCTGTGCTGTGCATCAACCAG GTGACAGAGGCCATGGAGGAGCAGGGCGCAGCACACGGGCCGCTGGG GTTCTGGGATGAGCGTGTTTCCCCAGCCCTTGGCATAACCTGGGCTAACCAGCTCCTGGTGAGACTGCTGGCTGACCGGCTCCGTGAGGAAGAGGCAGCCCTCGGCTGCCCAGCCCGGACCCTGCGGGTGCTCTCTGCCCCCCACCTGCCCCCCTCCTCCTGTTCCTACACGATCAGTGCAGAAGGGGTGCGAGGGACACCTGGGACCCAGTCCCACTGA
- the XRCC3 gene encoding DNA repair protein XRCC3 isoform X3 codes for MDGVHSPQGGECQNGQSPVALLGWSGPLEESPGRHLREIKLQSARDASVKSAKNTRVIPEPQRVIHPGGQPTNKMDLELLDLNPRIIAAIKKAKLKSVKEVLRFSGPDLKRLTNLSSPEVWHLLRTASLHLRGSSIVTALQLHQQKQRFPAQHQRLSLGCPVLDALLRGGLPLDGITELAGRSSAGKTQLALQLCLAVQFPRQHGGLEAGAVYICTEDAFPHKRLQQLMAQQPRLRTDVPGELLQKLRFGSQIFIEHVADVDTLLECVNKKVPVLLSRGMARLVIIDSVAAPFRCEFDSQASAPRARRLQSLGAALRELSSAFQSPVLCINQVTEAMEEQGAAHGPLGFWDERVSPALGITWANQLLVRLLADRLREEEAALGCPARTLRVLSAPHLPPSSCSYTISAEGVRGTPGTQSH; via the exons ATGGATGGGGTGCATTCACCGCAGGGAGGCGAGTGCCAGAATGGCCAGAGTCCAGTTGCTCTGCTGGGATGGAGCGGGCCCCTGGAAG AGTCCCCAGGGAGACACTTAAGGGAAATTAAACTGCAGAGTGCAAGAGATGCCTCAGTCAAGTCAGCCAAAAACACGCGGGTCATCCCCGAGCCCCAGAGAG TTATTCATCCTGGTGGCCAGCCCACCAACAAAATGGATTTGGAGCTACTGGACCTGAATCCCAGAATTATTGCTGCAATTAAGAAAg CCAAACTGAAATCGGTAAAGGAGGTTTTACGCTTTTCTGGACCAGACTTGAAGAGACTGACCAACCTCTCCAGCCCCGAGGTCTGGCACTTGCTGAGAACGGCCTCCTTACACCTGCGGGGAAGCAGCATCGTTACAG CACTGCAGCTGCACCAGCAGAAGCAGCGGTTCCCCGCGCAGCACCAGCGCCTGAGCCTCGGCTGCCCGGTGCTGGACGCGCTCCTCCGCGGCGGCCTGCCCCTGGACGGCATCACTGAGCTGGCCGGACGCAGCTCGGCAGGGAAGACCCAGCTGGCGCTGCAGCTCTGCCTGGCTGTGCAGTTCCCGCGGCAGCACGGAGGCCTGGAGGCTG GAGCCGTCTACATCTGCACGGAAGACGCCTTCCCGCACAAGCGCCTGCAGCAGCTCATGGCCCAGCAGCCACGGCTGCGCACTGACGTTCCAGGAGAGCTGCTTCAGAAGCTCCGATTTGGCAGCCAGATCTTCATCGAGCACGTGGCTGATGTG GACACCTTGTTGGAGTGTGTGAATAAGAAGGTCCCCGTACTGCTGTCTCGGGGCATGGCTCGCCTGGTGATCATCGACTCGGTGGCAGCCCCATTCCGCTGTGAATTTGACAGCCAGGCCTCCGCCCCCAGGGCCAGGCGTCTGCAGTCCCTGGGGGCCGCGCTGCGTGAGCTGAGCAGTGCCTTCCAGAGCCCTGTGCTGTGCATCAACCAG GTGACAGAGGCCATGGAGGAGCAGGGCGCAGCACACGGGCCGCTGGG GTTCTGGGATGAGCGTGTTTCCCCAGCCCTTGGCATAACCTGGGCTAACCAGCTCCTGGTGAGACTGCTGGCTGACCGGCTCCGTGAGGAAGAGGCAGCCCTCGGCTGCCCAGCCCGGACCCTGCGGGTGCTCTCTGCCCCCCACCTGCCCCCCTCCTCCTGTTCCTACACGATCAGTGCAGAAGGGGTGCGAGGGACACCTGGGACCCAGTCCCACTGA